The following coding sequences are from one Aliarcobacter skirrowii CCUG 10374 window:
- a CDS encoding YqhA family protein — MLEKLIENALWKSRFIVILAVIFGFMGSVILFIVASVDVINVAKFIFTTFMNGTHPEHFHEDIVAGIIGAVDLYLIAVVLLIFSFGIYELFISKIDAACTPEDCNSILNISSLDQLKDKIAKVIIMVLVVNYFQRVLHTKYETPLELLYFSLAIVALAVGLYFTGKVGKK; from the coding sequence ATGTTAGAAAAATTGATTGAAAATGCCCTTTGGAAAAGTAGATTTATAGTAATTCTTGCTGTAATTTTTGGTTTTATGGGTTCTGTGATTTTATTTATTGTTGCAAGCGTTGATGTAATAAATGTAGCAAAATTTATTTTTACAACATTTATGAATGGAACTCATCCAGAGCATTTTCATGAGGATATTGTTGCTGGTATTATTGGAGCAGTTGATCTATATTTGATAGCAGTTGTTTTGTTAATATTCTCTTTTGGAATTTATGAACTATTCATTTCAAAAATAGATGCAGCTTGTACACCTGAAGATTGTAACTCTATTTTAAATATTAGCTCACTAGATCAGTTAAAAGATAAAATAGCAAAAGTTATTATTATGGTTTTAGTTGTAAATTATTTTCAAAGAGTTTTACATACAAAGTATGAAACACCACTTGAGTTACTATATTTTTCACTAGCAATAGTAGCTCTTGCAGTTGGACTTTACTTTACAGGTAAAGTTGGAAAAAAATAA
- a CDS encoding undecaprenyl-diphosphate phosphatase translates to MNIFDAIWLGIIEGVTEFIPVSSTGHLIVLSEFLGIEQNSVNKAFEIIIQFAAIMALVFVYPSKFTFKHINLWMKIALAFLPIGVVGFLFSNQIKELFSIEIVAWMFILGGVIFLIVEKFYDENKKHITDVEDVSYKQALFIGIAQIAALIPGTSRAGASIIGAMIVGFNRKASAEFSFLLAVPVMCATTFYDVYKHHAQILQDGNFINLAVGFVTSFVVAYLVIKLFLKFLERFTFVAFGIYRIVFGVLILLLF, encoded by the coding sequence TTGAATATATTTGATGCAATTTGGTTAGGAATTATAGAGGGAGTTACTGAGTTTATACCAGTATCATCAACGGGACACTTAATAGTTTTAAGTGAGTTTTTGGGAATTGAACAAAACAGTGTAAATAAAGCTTTTGAGATTATTATTCAATTTGCTGCTATTATGGCTTTGGTTTTTGTATATCCATCTAAATTTACATTTAAACATATAAATTTATGGATGAAAATTGCACTAGCATTTTTGCCTATAGGAGTAGTTGGATTTTTGTTTTCAAACCAAATAAAAGAGCTATTTTCTATAGAGATTGTAGCTTGGATGTTTATTCTTGGTGGAGTTATATTTTTAATAGTTGAGAAGTTTTATGATGAGAATAAAAAACATATAACAGATGTTGAAGATGTGAGTTACAAACAAGCTTTATTTATTGGTATTGCTCAAATAGCTGCACTAATACCTGGTACTAGCAGAGCAGGAGCTAGTATAATTGGAGCCATGATTGTAGGATTTAATAGAAAAGCAAGTGCTGAATTCTCTTTTTTACTTGCTGTTCCTGTTATGTGTGCAACAACTTTTTATGATGTTTATAAGCACCACGCGCAAATACTTCAAGATGGAAATTTTATAAATCTAGCTGTTGGTTTTGTGACATCTTTTGTTGTTGCTTATTTGGTAATAAAACTGTTTTTGAAGTTTTTAGAGAGATTTACCTTTGTAGCTTTTGGGATTTATAGAATTGTTTTTGGAGTTTTGATACTTTTGTTGTTTTAA
- a CDS encoding ATP-binding protein, whose translation MEKLEILEVLNDWNYWNRDLPKTISRDYYDKKINSFIKNDEIVVLKGIRRCGKSTLLVNQIKILCDEGIDKNDILFVNLEDPRFTNCLNVELLSKIKDVYLEYLNPSKKPYIFLDEIQNIQDWEKWVNKEYELKLSNIVITGSNSSMLSKEIATSLSGRYLSVEVFPLSFKEFLYFKDIKISSKLDFVDKKIELNRAFEEYLEFGSFPKILDYDKNSKKELLNTYKESILLNDIVARYKLNNFTILEEISAFLLSNSGIIQSITKIKNSFKISFDMARDYIEYLKNAYMIFEIKKFDYSLRKQNLNDKKYYSADLGLSNLYRVANLKFKGSNLETIVALELLRRGFEIYYYKTQNGLEIDFVVAKNNKIEKLIQVSKSLENDKTKKRELEVFSKTVDELNLIDVKSIIISEDKSSKFLYNKQEIEVKNILEWLNFD comes from the coding sequence ATGGAAAAACTTGAAATATTAGAAGTTTTAAATGATTGGAACTATTGGAATAGAGATTTACCAAAAACTATTTCAAGAGATTATTATGATAAAAAGATTAATTCCTTTATTAAAAATGATGAGATAGTAGTCTTGAAAGGAATAAGAAGATGTGGTAAATCAACACTTCTTGTAAATCAGATAAAAATTTTGTGTGATGAAGGCATAGATAAAAATGATATTTTATTTGTAAATCTTGAAGATCCAAGATTTACAAACTGTTTAAATGTTGAACTTCTTTCTAAAATAAAAGATGTATATTTGGAATATTTAAATCCAAGTAAAAAACCATATATATTTTTAGATGAGATACAAAATATCCAAGATTGGGAAAAATGGGTTAATAAAGAGTATGAATTAAAGTTATCAAATATCGTAATAACAGGCTCAAACTCATCAATGCTAAGCAAAGAGATAGCAACAAGTTTAAGCGGAAGATATTTAAGTGTTGAAGTTTTTCCACTTAGCTTTAAAGAGTTTTTATACTTTAAAGATATAAAAATATCTTCAAAACTGGATTTTGTAGATAAAAAGATAGAGCTTAATAGGGCTTTTGAAGAGTATTTAGAATTTGGCTCATTTCCAAAGATTTTAGATTATGATAAAAATAGTAAAAAAGAACTACTAAATACATACAAAGAGAGCATACTTTTAAATGATATTGTTGCAAGATATAAATTAAATAACTTTACAATTTTAGAAGAGATATCTGCATTTTTATTAAGCAATAGTGGAATTATTCAAAGTATTACAAAAATAAAGAATAGTTTTAAAATATCTTTTGATATGGCAAGAGATTATATAGAATATTTAAAAAATGCCTATATGATTTTTGAGATAAAAAAGTTTGATTACTCCTTGAGGAAACAAAATTTAAATGATAAAAAATATTATAGTGCAGATTTAGGTTTATCAAATCTTTATAGAGTTGCAAATTTAAAATTTAAAGGTTCAAATCTTGAAACTATTGTTGCTTTAGAACTTTTAAGAAGAGGATTTGAAATATATTATTATAAAACACAAAATGGTTTAGAAATCGATTTTGTAGTAGCAAAAAACAATAAAATAGAAAAACTAATTCAAGTTTCAAAATCTTTGGAAAATGATAAAACAAAAAAAAGAGAGCTTGAAGTTTTCAGCAAAACTGTAGATGAATTAAATCTTATAGATGTAAAATCTATTATTATTAGTGAAGATAAAAGTAGTAAATTTTTATATAACAAACAAGAGATTGAAGTAAAAAATATATTAGAGTGGTTAAATTTTGATTAA
- a CDS encoding FtsW/RodA/SpoVE family cell cycle protein, translated as MNFIQKHIKTPINNLISSNGLIDADYILFILVSILITIGVLFSYSLSAYTVEIYSYNEFHFALRQGVVAILAIFIMWIFSKLNPNFLVGYFGMSLFFIGFILMFLMPFLPASLVTASGGANRWIRLPGFSLSPVEFFKVGFIYFLSWSFYRKVIDKPKTTLVSEFMLLFPYFMIFFLVVVFVAFFQKDLGQVVLLAAVMGVLIVFANRSLKLLLILVLAGFIGFIGLIISAPHRVNRFHSWWAMVQDTFLSIVPASAEKYFRVENLPEPYQVMQSLNAIHNGGFFGKGIGFGEIKMGFLSEVHTDFVLAGITEELGYFGFILVLIIFFAIIYRIFKIAKNVDNKIFYLFSTGIALMLIFSFLINSFGISGLIPIKGIAVPMLSYGGSSLLATSFAIGLVLSISRCAKKESLESKIKEDSFE; from the coding sequence ATGAATTTTATCCAAAAACATATTAAAACCCCAATTAACAATCTAATTTCTAGTAATGGTCTAATAGATGCTGATTATATACTGTTTATCTTAGTATCAATTTTGATTACTATAGGAGTTCTGTTCTCTTACTCTTTATCTGCTTATACCGTAGAGATTTACTCTTACAATGAGTTTCATTTTGCACTAAGACAAGGAGTAGTTGCTATATTGGCAATATTTATAATGTGGATATTCTCAAAATTAAATCCAAATTTTTTAGTTGGATATTTTGGAATGAGTCTATTTTTTATAGGTTTTATTTTAATGTTTTTAATGCCTTTTTTGCCAGCATCTTTAGTAACAGCTTCAGGTGGTGCAAATAGATGGATTAGGCTTCCAGGATTCTCTTTATCTCCTGTTGAATTTTTCAAAGTAGGGTTTATATATTTTTTATCTTGGTCATTTTATAGAAAGGTAATTGATAAACCAAAAACCACTTTAGTAAGTGAGTTTATGCTTTTGTTTCCATATTTTATGATCTTCTTTTTGGTTGTTGTGTTTGTAGCATTTTTTCAAAAAGATTTAGGTCAAGTTGTACTTTTGGCAGCTGTTATGGGAGTTTTAATTGTTTTTGCTAATAGATCTTTGAAGTTATTGCTTATTTTAGTTTTAGCAGGATTTATTGGGTTTATAGGTTTAATAATAAGTGCTCCACATAGGGTAAATAGATTTCACTCTTGGTGGGCGATGGTTCAAGACACTTTTTTATCAATTGTTCCAGCATCTGCTGAAAAATATTTTAGAGTAGAGAATCTTCCTGAACCTTATCAAGTTATGCAATCTTTAAATGCAATTCACAATGGTGGTTTTTTTGGCAAAGGTATTGGTTTTGGCGAGATAAAAATGGGATTTTTAAGTGAAGTTCATACGGACTTTGTACTTGCTGGAATTACTGAAGAGCTTGGATATTTTGGTTTTATTTTAGTTTTAATAATATTTTTCGCGATTATTTATAGAATTTTTAAAATAGCTAAAAATGTAGATAATAAAATTTTTTATCTATTTTCAACAGGAATTGCTTTGATGTTGATATTCTCTTTTTTAATCAACTCTTTTGGAATTTCAGGATTAATTCCAATAAAAGGAATAGCAGTTCCAATGTTATCTTATGGTGGTTCATCACTTCTTGCAACATCTTTTGCAATAGGTTTGGTTTTGTCAATAAGCAGATGTGCAAAAAAAGAGAGTCTTGAGTCTAAAATAAAGGAAGATAGTTTTGAGTAA
- a CDS encoding AAA family ATPase has product MKKRSLENILNLALDTFPVVLLYGSRQVGKSTLAIEKFKNYITFDDGELRLYAKENPKAFLKNLELPICIDEIQKVPTILEYIKIQIDPNRKKWKFSINWK; this is encoded by the coding sequence ATGAAAAAAAGAAGTTTAGAAAATATCTTAAATCTAGCACTTGATACTTTTCCCGTTGTTTTATTATATGGTTCAAGACAAGTTGGAAAATCTACATTAGCAATAGAAAAATTTAAAAACTATATAACTTTTGATGATGGAGAATTAAGACTTTATGCAAAAGAGAATCCAAAAGCTTTTTTAAAAAATCTTGAACTTCCAATTTGTATTGATGAAATACAAAAAGTTCCTACAATTTTGGAATATATAAAAATTCAAATTGATCCAAATAGAAAAAAATGGAAGTTTTCTATTAACTGGAAGTAG
- a CDS encoding peptidylprolyl isomerase, with protein MSTNRFGQELKEYNYTKEELAKFNYAKFTTKNGEILIKLFNQETPNTVANFATLVNDGFYNGLNFHRVMAGFMAQGGCPDGTGAGGPSWAIKCEVDAAKQVHKRGSLSMAHAGRDTGGSQFFICFVPCPHLDKNHTVFGEIVENSENSFKTLDAIKQGDKIISIEILEKI; from the coding sequence ATGAGTACAAATAGATTTGGTCAAGAACTAAAAGAGTATAACTATACAAAAGAGGAGCTTGCAAAATTTAATTATGCTAAATTTACTACAAAAAATGGAGAAATTTTAATAAAACTTTTCAATCAAGAGACTCCAAATACAGTTGCAAATTTTGCTACTTTGGTAAATGATGGTTTTTATAATGGTTTAAATTTTCATAGAGTAATGGCTGGTTTTATGGCACAAGGTGGATGTCCAGATGGAACTGGTGCAGGAGGCCCTTCTTGGGCAATTAAGTGTGAAGTAGATGCAGCTAAACAAGTTCACAAAAGAGGAAGCCTATCAATGGCACATGCAGGAAGAGATACAGGAGGAAGTCAATTTTTTATCTGTTTTGTTCCATGTCCACATCTAGATAAAAATCACACAGTTTTTGGAGAGATTGTAGAAAATAGTGAAAATAGTTTTAAAACTTTAGATGCTATAAAACAAGGTGATAAAATCATCTCAATTGAGATATTAGAAAAAATCTAA
- a CDS encoding MqnA/MqnD/SBP family protein, whose amino-acid sequence MIFSKIDFINLLPFHIYIKKNIKSNQLKSSIEYKKSYPSKITNSFKKRKTHSAFISSIGSRNEKFLDFGIVARDYVDSVLILPNRKNKDDFQSKTSNALAKVLELDGEVIIGDKALKFYHDNKDEEFIDLAKQWQNRYNLPFVFSVLCYNKYESRLKKLTKNFDKRKIKIPQYILEHYSKRSGISKKNILDYLTKIDYDIGYKEKRALKLFLKLTKQKGII is encoded by the coding sequence ATGATATTCTCAAAGATTGATTTTATAAACCTATTACCTTTTCACATTTATATCAAAAAAAATATAAAATCAAATCAACTTAAATCAAGTATTGAGTACAAAAAATCTTATCCATCAAAAATTACAAATAGTTTTAAAAAAAGAAAAACTCACAGTGCTTTTATCTCTTCAATTGGTTCAAGAAATGAGAAATTTCTTGATTTTGGAATAGTTGCAAGAGATTATGTGGATTCTGTTTTAATCTTACCAAATAGAAAAAATAAAGATGATTTTCAATCAAAAACTTCAAATGCACTAGCAAAAGTTTTAGAGCTAGATGGCGAAGTAATCATTGGAGATAAGGCTTTAAAGTTTTATCATGACAACAAAGATGAAGAGTTTATAGATTTAGCTAAACAGTGGCAAAATAGATACAATCTTCCTTTTGTATTTTCAGTTTTATGCTACAACAAATATGAGAGTAGATTAAAAAAACTTACAAAAAATTTTGATAAAAGAAAAATCAAAATTCCTCAATATATTTTAGAGCATTACTCAAAAAGAAGTGGTATTTCAAAGAAAAATATTTTGGATTATCTTACAAAAATTGATTATGATATTGGGTATAAAGAGAAACGCGCTTTAAAACTATTTTTAAAACTTACAAAACAAAAGGGGATTATTTGA
- the hemE gene encoding uroporphyrinogen decarboxylase, with product MSKIFVEACFRRPTPYTPVWMMRQAGRYLKEYMEVRSKAGNFLNLCHNPKLAAEVTIQPLDIVGVDAAILFSDILVIPNEMGMHLDFLQGEGPVFKDPIKTEADLDKLIGGEEAANKLTYVYETIKLLKQQLPEDKALIGFTGAPWTLATYMIEGQGTKTYNLCKKIMYSNPEFLHKILRKVTDVVKFYLEKQIEAGADVVQIFDSWASAIEPGRYDEFSWKYMVEIAEYIKERYPHIPVIMFPKGVAAFIERGLVYGNFDVFGVDWGTPMALAKEKLGSKYVLQGNMEPCRLYSKEETTKCVEAIQNVMKGEGHIFNLGHGILPDVPVENAIHFIKECQRVSKK from the coding sequence ATGTCAAAAATTTTTGTAGAAGCATGTTTTAGAAGACCAACTCCTTATACTCCTGTTTGGATGATGAGACAAGCTGGAAGATATTTAAAAGAGTATATGGAAGTTAGATCAAAAGCTGGAAACTTTTTAAATCTTTGCCATAATCCAAAACTTGCAGCTGAAGTTACTATTCAGCCACTTGATATTGTGGGAGTTGATGCTGCAATTTTATTTAGTGATATTTTAGTAATTCCAAATGAGATGGGAATGCATCTTGATTTTTTACAAGGAGAAGGGCCTGTTTTTAAAGATCCAATTAAAACTGAAGCTGATTTGGATAAGTTAATTGGAGGAGAAGAAGCTGCTAATAAATTAACTTATGTTTATGAAACTATAAAACTTTTAAAACAACAACTGCCTGAAGATAAAGCACTTATTGGATTTACAGGAGCACCTTGGACCTTAGCAACTTATATGATTGAAGGACAAGGAACAAAAACTTATAATCTTTGTAAAAAAATAATGTACTCAAATCCAGAGTTTTTACATAAAATTTTAAGAAAAGTAACAGATGTTGTTAAATTTTATTTAGAAAAGCAAATAGAAGCAGGGGCAGATGTTGTTCAAATCTTTGATTCTTGGGCATCTGCAATTGAACCTGGTCGTTATGATGAGTTCTCTTGGAAATATATGGTTGAAATTGCAGAGTATATAAAAGAGAGATATCCACATATTCCAGTTATTATGTTTCCAAAAGGAGTTGCTGCATTTATTGAAAGAGGACTTGTTTATGGAAACTTTGATGTATTTGGAGTAGATTGGGGAACACCAATGGCTCTTGCTAAAGAGAAACTTGGAAGTAAATATGTACTTCAAGGAAATATGGAACCATGTAGATTGTACTCAAAAGAAGAGACTACAAAATGTGTTGAAGCAATTCAAAATGTTATGAAAGGTGAGGGGCATATATTTAACTTAGGTCATGGAATACTTCCAGATGTTCCAGTTGAAAATGCAATTCACTTTATAAAAGAGTGTCAAAGAGTTAGTAAAAAGTAG
- a CDS encoding ComEA family DNA-binding protein translates to MKKLVAILALFFTIFLGAIDLQTASKMELMNLKGVGDKKADAIIEYRKNNTISNPDDLKNVKGFGETLINNIKAQIESNKKKDKSNKPSYSKSNNTNSIKDKNTNNSSK, encoded by the coding sequence ATGAAAAAACTTGTTGCTATTTTAGCTTTATTCTTTACTATTTTTTTAGGTGCAATTGATCTTCAAACTGCTTCTAAAATGGAGTTAATGAATCTTAAAGGTGTTGGTGATAAAAAAGCTGATGCTATTATTGAGTATAGAAAAAACAACACTATCTCTAATCCTGATGATCTAAAAAATGTTAAAGGATTTGGTGAAACTTTAATTAACAACATTAAAGCTCAAATTGAATCTAACAAAAAAAAAGATAAATCGAATAAGCCTTCTTATTCTAAATCCAACAACACTAACTCTATAAAAGATAAAAATACAAATAACTCTTCTAAGTGA
- a CDS encoding peptidoglycan D,D-transpeptidase FtsI family protein — MTSNIDFNTYKISELKKKSKKFSILIFLLTIPLFIVAFSIFNTIKDNRKIPRIAQTKNELAVRGNIISQDGFNLVSSKKLYKAVIDTRYLDFKKEELFLSLFSIYSGLDYNELKKKLLDSKKRPGNLVLSYSIDSKAAKNLEELDLKLNSLKVFVPIKGDNSSIIRRLEISESGEKRDFRYKDTLSPILGYVQKEEDEHGKTRSLGIKGLENFYNENLNDLNNGILQGYRDISGYLYFDKNSTTTHAIDGYSLKLNIPLKLQKNNEATLDKHKIRTQSDEIMLAIVENRSGKILSMASSNRFIPDNIKPNEIPILNVNAVEYQFEPGSVIKPLSISLALDKNRVKKNESFPSSNIPNRKRQYAIGNYTIRDSHRFDDIVSLEDTIIYSSNIATIQIAQRIPAYEFYEGMKSFGFTQKTGIDLSYEKTGAMPPLIRFAAGEKENRDNIFKATVSYGQGMTATFMQLVKAFTVFSNDGFMLTPYIVDELIKANRVIKEPFKKEPVQVLSKDTTNFMRKLLIRTVEEGTGRGAKIDGLEIGGKTGTAQIAGGGTYIKKYISSFIGFVNDDKGNSYTIGVTVINPTTDSSSYYASQAAVPIFKETIQNLVKLNYLSPKKDIISKN; from the coding sequence ATGACTTCAAATATAGATTTTAATACTTATAAAATATCTGAACTAAAAAAGAAATCAAAAAAATTTAGTATTCTTATTTTTTTACTCACAATTCCACTATTTATTGTAGCTTTCTCTATTTTTAACACTATAAAAGATAATAGAAAAATTCCAAGAATCGCTCAAACTAAAAATGAATTAGCAGTTAGAGGAAATATTATTAGCCAAGATGGTTTTAATTTAGTATCATCAAAAAAGCTATATAAGGCTGTAATTGATACTAGATATTTAGATTTTAAAAAAGAGGAGCTTTTTTTAAGTCTGTTCTCTATTTATAGTGGTTTAGATTATAATGAATTAAAAAAAAAGTTGCTTGATTCAAAAAAAAGACCTGGAAATTTAGTTTTATCATATAGTATTGATTCAAAAGCTGCAAAAAATTTAGAAGAGTTGGATTTAAAACTTAACTCTTTAAAAGTTTTTGTTCCAATAAAAGGTGATAATAGTTCAATTATTAGAAGATTAGAAATTAGTGAAAGTGGTGAGAAAAGAGATTTTAGATATAAAGATACTCTATCTCCAATTTTAGGATATGTTCAAAAAGAGGAAGATGAGCATGGTAAAACTAGATCTTTAGGAATAAAAGGTTTAGAAAATTTTTATAATGAAAATCTAAATGATTTAAATAATGGTATTTTACAAGGATATAGAGATATTTCAGGTTATCTATATTTTGATAAAAATTCAACTACAACTCATGCAATAGATGGATATAGTTTAAAACTAAATATTCCTTTAAAACTTCAAAAAAACAATGAAGCAACTTTAGATAAACATAAAATAAGAACACAAAGTGATGAGATTATGCTTGCAATTGTAGAAAATAGAAGTGGGAAAATCTTATCAATGGCTTCATCAAATAGGTTTATACCAGATAATATAAAACCAAATGAGATACCTATTTTAAATGTAAATGCTGTTGAATACCAATTTGAACCAGGTTCTGTTATAAAACCACTTTCAATATCTTTGGCTCTTGATAAAAATAGAGTTAAAAAAAATGAATCATTTCCTAGTTCAAACATACCAAATAGAAAAAGACAATATGCTATTGGAAACTATACAATAAGAGATAGCCATAGATTTGATGATATTGTATCTTTAGAAGATACAATTATATACTCTTCAAACATAGCTACAATTCAAATTGCTCAAAGAATTCCAGCTTATGAGTTCTATGAAGGTATGAAAAGTTTTGGTTTTACACAAAAAACAGGAATTGATCTATCTTATGAAAAAACTGGTGCAATGCCTCCTTTAATTAGATTTGCAGCTGGAGAAAAAGAGAATAGAGATAATATATTTAAAGCAACAGTATCTTACGGTCAAGGAATGACTGCTACATTTATGCAACTTGTAAAAGCATTTACAGTATTTAGTAATGATGGTTTTATGTTAACACCTTATATTGTTGATGAACTTATAAAAGCAAATAGAGTTATAAAAGAGCCTTTTAAAAAAGAGCCAGTTCAAGTATTATCAAAAGATACAACAAATTTTATGAGAAAATTACTAATTAGAACTGTTGAAGAAGGAACTGGAAGAGGTGCAAAAATAGATGGTCTAGAAATTGGTGGAAAAACTGGAACTGCACAAATTGCAGGTGGAGGAACTTACATAAAAAAATATATATCATCTTTTATTGGTTTTGTTAATGATGATAAAGGAAACTCTTATACAATTGGAGTAACTGTTATTAACCCAACAACAGATTCATCATCTTATTATGCTTCCCAAGCAGCTGTTCCAATATTCAAAGAAACAATTCAAAACTTAGTAAAATTAAACTACTTGTCACCTAAAAAAGATATAATTTCAAAAAATTAA
- a CDS encoding UDP-N-acetylglucosamine--N-acetylmuramyl-(pentapeptide) pyrophosphoryl-undecaprenol N-acetylglucosamine transferase: protein MSKVVVITGGGTGGHLKIADVFISEFKKRGFEVVFIGSSYGQDKFWFENDDRLKEKIFLNTSGVVNKRGIFKIFSLLNIFYKAIFCLKILKKYRVQKLVSVGGFSAAAASLATIFKKDCNLYLHEQNSKIGALNKITLKYTKKAYSSFHDFSPIKDYPVDSKFFENSRVRKEIKTVAFFGGSQGAVAINNFALKVAPKLNEMGIKIVHQAGKNDFLRVKSEYEKLGINADVFDFSKDILTKMSEADFCVSRAGASTLFELCANNLPTFFIPFKYAAQNHQYYNAKALFEKNLCFLQSEDELDENYFFECLNSNIEKISTGLKEFIKPNAIEKIVDDILNN from the coding sequence TTGAGTAAAGTTGTTGTAATAACAGGTGGAGGAACTGGAGGTCATCTAAAAATTGCTGATGTTTTTATATCTGAATTCAAAAAAAGAGGTTTTGAAGTTGTTTTTATAGGTTCAAGCTATGGACAAGATAAGTTTTGGTTTGAAAATGATGATAGATTAAAAGAGAAGATTTTTTTAAATACAAGTGGAGTTGTAAATAAAAGAGGAATATTTAAGATTTTTTCACTTTTAAATATATTTTACAAAGCTATCTTTTGTCTTAAAATTTTAAAAAAATATAGAGTACAAAAGCTTGTATCTGTTGGTGGATTTAGTGCAGCAGCAGCTTCACTTGCAACTATATTTAAAAAAGATTGCAATTTATATTTGCATGAACAAAACTCAAAAATTGGTGCTTTAAATAAAATCACTCTAAAATATACAAAAAAAGCCTACTCATCTTTTCATGATTTTTCACCAATAAAAGATTATCCAGTTGATAGCAAATTCTTTGAAAACTCAAGAGTGAGAAAAGAGATAAAAACTGTTGCATTTTTTGGTGGCTCTCAAGGAGCAGTTGCAATTAATAACTTTGCTTTAAAAGTCGCACCAAAATTAAACGAAATGGGTATAAAAATAGTTCATCAAGCTGGAAAAAATGACTTTTTAAGAGTAAAAAGTGAGTATGAGAAACTTGGAATAAATGCAGATGTTTTTGATTTTTCAAAAGATATTTTAACAAAAATGAGTGAAGCAGATTTTTGTGTAAGCCGTGCTGGTGCTTCAACACTTTTTGAACTTTGCGCAAACAATCTTCCAACTTTTTTTATACCATTTAAATATGCAGCGCAAAATCATCAATACTACAATGCAAAAGCTTTGTTTGAAAAAAACTTATGTTTTTTGCAAAGTGAAGATGAGCTAGATGAGAACTACTTTTTTGAGTGTTTAAATAGCAATATAGAGAAAATTAGCACTGGTTTAAAAGAGTTTATTAAACCAAATGCTATAGAAAAAATTGTAGATGATATTTTAAATAATTAA